From Leishmania infantum JPCM5 genome chromosome 21:
atgcgctccagctgctctgCGGCGGCCAGTGAGAGTGGAatgctgcgctgcttcaGGTACTCAATGAATTTTACCAGTGCGGCGACGTCCGGTGGAGGGTGCTTCATCAGCGCCGCACAGACAACATACTGCGTTGACAGCTCCGAGGTGTCCATCACCGTGACGTCCAGCAGGTGCACCGCGCTCATGGTGTCTTGCAGCATCGCGCGCAAGTAGTCGGAGCAGCGCTCGAAAAACCGCTCAAAGTCGTTCACAATCTCTTCGTGATGCTCCTGCTCGTCAGGCATCTGGCGTAtcgacgccagcagcacctggcCCCAGGCATCCTCGATCCGCTGCTCGAGCAGGTACAGCTGATAGGTGTCGTCAGAGACTGTGGACGGCTTCGGAAGGCTGTAGTTGCCATTGACGCCGATCGCGCGCCCCTGCGGCGTTGTCAGCCGCCATGTTAAGAAGTCGGGGCCCAAGACGTTCAGCGAGCGCCCGAGCAAGTCCAGCTCGCGCATCTCTTCGCGGCACTCCACCGCCATGACGGCGACCTCTTCCACAGCGGAGGTGGCCATCAACATATCAAACTGCTGCAGCACTATCGTGTATTCACCCTTTCGGAAGGGTCCGCTAATGTCACCAGTGATTCGATGCACAtccttcgccagcgcggcaAGGTGCGGGTTGACTGGCGCAGGCCCGCCGTACGCCATCCCCGGGTGCGCGTGAGACTCAAGCAGAAGGCTGTGCAAGCGGTGAGGCAAGGATGAaggacgcacgcacgcactcactATGTgagtatgtgtgcgcgtgtcagCGTGTGCGTAGGCACCCGTCAAGCGCGTAGGCCTCTTGGAAAGACCAGCGACGAGAcggaaaaaggagagaggagcggctTGATTGCCTGTACGCCTGTGTACAGTTGCGTACCAGTGCGTGCGCCGACCTCTTCCGTTTCCCGTCCCCTCACGGAGGCAACGTGTTTCCgtctggtgtgtgtgtgtgtgtgtgtgtggagggagggataTGGGGCAGGGAGAGAAACAAGGCAAGGAggacgcaaaaaaaaaaagctgtgtgtctctctctcgtccaCACCCCAACGCCCCCGCACACGCTCCGAAACCCACTCTCCCAAACAAAGATGAAAAGAAATACGACGTCCTCGTGCgctgtctctgtgcgcgtgcgtgtctgtgcacAGAACGGTGCCTTCGTGTCTCGTCCTATGCGTGGGCAGGGTAGTCGTTCCTGATGATGCTTTCGCCTTGCGTGCACAGTCCcctccgcacacacgcacagagacagtTGTGAAAAAGGAAGACGCGGCTGTACAGGCGCCCTAAAGGCTTGCCACAGCGCACTGCTGTGCGCTTGCGTTCTTGCGAGAAGAGCCTTGTCGGGTTTGTATACGTGGTCGCTGCCCCAAGTCCCTCTCCCAAAGAGCTCCGTGTGATGCGCGCGCGTTATTGTGCTAGCAGCACCTTCTcggccttctctcttcgATGCCTGCGCTTGACTGGCCTCGGCGAGCGCTTCACGCCAGCAGCTCGAGGAGCGAAAAGCGCCTCTTGGCAAGCACccagagagaaagaggcgtgCACTGGAGCAGGCGTAGGAGAACAGCCCACCCCGTGGGCTGTAACGCGGGGCGTGGAGGTAgtggtgagggggggggacacCGGTGCCGGCCGAAGCCACAGCGAGCGAGCAAACAATACGCagcagggagggagggggtgggtgggcgagCGCAGGCGGTAGAGAAGAatgagcagcgccacaagaACCGCCCGCGTCCCGCACACGAAGAGAAAGACGCCAGTCTCCACTTCTTCGTAGGCCAACAACAAGCAACCCAAGCACACGAGTACACGCCAGCGTCCGCGAGGCGGCCACGCCGCAGAAACACCCGGAGATTAGGCCGCCCGCAGGCTATCAAAGGCGCGACGCggggcgggagggggaggaggaggaggagaggggtgggggtggaggtTGAGGGAAGCGAAAccagaaaacgaaaacgtAAGATATAGAGGGacgggaagggggaggggtgtatgtatgtatgcgtgtgtgcctgtctgtATGCGCCGcaagcgacagcgacgagacGAGATACTCCACGGACGCACAAGCACCCAAATACACTGCGTTGATGCTAAACAAGTaacgaacaacaacaaaagggAGAGACAAGAACAACGACACAGATaacggtgcgcgtgcgcgtgtgtgtgtgtgctttcaGGGGAGCGCGTCGTGGTGTAAACCGTGAGCGATGCTGCCTCTGCTTCGTATtttgcctgtgtgcgcgtgtaaCACTCTCGCTGGAACCCGTACAGAGAGAAACAGTCAAGCTTCaagagggtggtggtggtggtgatgataTATGTTgggaaagggaaagagaTCTACCCGAAGCACCCCTCACCTGTTGGACATACGCGTAAGCGTCGCGGAGCAGCTCAACGACAAACCAGGGTGATTGGGGGGAgagcgggggcgggggtgggggctgctTGGCCCTCGCAGCCAAGTGAACGCGCGCGCAAAGCTGATGAAAAGGAGCACCTCTTGTGCCCGGGAGCACTCGAAGGCGCGGGCGCGGGGAGTGAGAGGAATGCGCAGGCGACTTGGTGACGGTGAACACTTGCGTGGGTGGTGgctggggggagggggcagcgaaGGACGTTTTCGGTACGACGCGGACACGTGCACGACCCTCGggccacgaaaaaaaaaatgaaggcagcggcacacacgcgcgcactcacagacacgcacgtgcTGCCAAGACACCGACAAGCAGACGACTGAAACACGAAAGACGCACGTCTAAAGCGCTTGACGAGTGGGGCTGTGGTCGAAAGCAGGtaggtacacacacacacacagacagacgcacgcacgcacgcacctaCGAGTGCTGGATACGGCGTTCGACCTGCTGGCCGAACGTGGCACAAACCTTAGCGATGCCTCGATGAAGAATATGAGGGGAAGAGGTAGGAGGAttgaggaggggggcgcgtgGATGGGCCGAGAGAGATAtagagagaggcaggcagACAGGAAACGCGATCTTCGCAAGGCGAGCACGCTGCACTGGTTGTATAGTCGCCGGTAGTTCGCCCTGACTGTGATCTGTGATGGCTGTGAAAACGGGGgctgggggtgggggaagtagctgctgctcttgctcGATTTATGTTACGTGCAAAAAGGCGTTGGTTGGTGGTtagcgcggtggcggtgctgagcGTGACGGTGACAAGGGAGGGGATTTAgtgagcgagcgagcaaGACAGAGACGGGCAGCGGGGCAGGTCGTTTGTGTGGGTGTACGCGACGACGGACACAAGAGCAGAAGCGCGTAGAAGCGGCACAACTGAATGAAGGTGGAGATGGCGTGggtcgtggtggtgttggcggcgacggtggtgatggtggtgctTGTTTAAGAATCCTGCGAGGGCGCGTGCATGTAAGGTGCATGTAtgcatatgcgtgtgcggggcATCACGCACGAGTTGAAGCGAGAGATACACTCACGAGAAAGGAGGCGAATATAGCCGGCGGTTATTCCGCGATGGCacaggggagagggaaagtTGCGCATACGACGTGTAACACGCCAAAGGGGAGCAAGGGGAGAGCGGAAGCGACGCAGGGTGAAGATGACGCCGACTGCGAGCACCTCCCATGAATATTGCAGCCGGAAGGGTGTGGGGGAGATGGGAAAGGGAGCGGGCAGGACAGTGCtacgacgcacgcacgtccGCAAGAGAACTCGGGTAGCTTCACGACAGTGAGAGGGTGGGAGGACGAGggggacacacacacacacacacacgcacacaccgcaaGCCGCTGCCGAAGGATGCGCTTCTTCCCGCTGCGACAcccctgcccctcctctGCAGGCTTCGAGACAATCGCCCAGTTTGTATGACAGGAGACAAATATGGCGCCCTAGAGCATTTcgcgcagagggagagaccgCAGTTGTGAGTGCCCGCGTACACAAGCGCATTCAGACGCGGTAGACGCAGACGACGCACCCAACAACGAacgggagagagggagaacgcGCGCCTGATGGTGATAGCGCACGCAAAACGGAACCACAGATGCTCACGCGTGTATAGCCGGGTAGGCGCCTCAGCGGCGATGTGGTGCACAAGCAAACCCCCAAATAATAAAGAATACCGCTCGAGTGCGCACATGCGAATGGGtatcgtctctctctctcgctcgacGTGTGTAGGGGGCGCGCGTTGAACATGCCCCATAACAGAAAATATGCggcggggggtgggtggggtggtaATGAGCCCGCCCAAGAGACACCGCAGTTTGCGCTCCATGTGCATCGGGTCTATCGATTTTCCGTGCACCGTCAACGTCCACcaaccaccacgaccaccaccgTCCTCCACGACTCCGATAAGACGTCCACCAtgcggcggggggggggcggtgcCAAGCGGTGCACCGGAGAACGGCACATGCCCGGCAATGGGGCAAAGCGTGGCCTGCGAAAAGGCGCGGGACTGCAGGCTATGCTCCCGCCCGCACCCTGCCCTCCTTGCCTGCTTGCTAGCCGTCTGAGCCAACACTGCTGGACATTGGCGTTGGATCAGCGCACGGGTTGAGATCCTCCAGCAAGGCGTCGAACGACGCGTCGAGgccggtgccgtcgccagcGTAGCTGATGATCCCCTGCTTCTCCCGAAAGTCGGCATCGATGGCTCCCTCGACGCcccacgccaccgccccgTGCGGCGGACCAAATAGAGACCCCAGTGTAGCCCTGGACTGGGCGTGCTCCGCCACAGAGGCGCGGCCAAACATGCTAGCCGCGCCATCACCGCGGTCGCTACTGCCTGCTTCGGGATCGGCACCCATATCAGTCATTATCGGCTGATCAAGCCGGGCACGCGTGCGGTAGGGCACGTACTCGAGGCACGCGCTGTTCGCGCAGAAGAGGGCCGTggcaggtgcggcggcaggtGCCATTGCCTCATCAAGCCGCATCACACCCAGGCACCCATTGCAGTGGCGACAATGCACGAGGAAGCGCAGCCCGCCCGCGACCACATCgagctccgcagcgcctcctaCTCTGCCGTGCGATTTGGCGGCTGCGAAAATCGGTGACGAAGAGCGCCGCTCAcgcgactgcggcggcgctacGTCTTTCACGGTTGGCGTGCAGACGCGGAGCTCCACGCCGTTCATATGCAGGGCATCGAACACTGCGATACCGCGAAGAGAGCAAGATGCCGGTATCACTTGATGAGATGGTTCGCAGACTGGTGTACCacaccgcacgcacgcgtagAAGCCGTTGGTGCGCTGTTGGCTCTCGCGGTGCACAAACATATCGGGCAGCGCGGATGCTTTCGCCTTCGGCGCTGGCAAGAGGTCAGCAGGGTTTACGTAGGCTTGAGCCCACAGATGGCTGGTGTAGGGTGCCTCCAGCGTCACGCCCTCGAGCAACGACCAGACCAGGCCCGGGAGCTCTTCCTCAGTCTTCCAGTTCTGCATGTCGGTGAAGAAGTGCTCGTCCATGTCATGCAGAGCATACGGAAGATCAATGCTAGCagcatgctgctgcgccgatgACGACGGGGAACCGGTGCCCGGTAGTGCTGGTGCTgagcacgcagcggcagcatcatTTGCCGCGATACTCAGAGATGTGCCCGACGACGTGTGTCGCTGTCCATTGCGCTCTGGGTGGGCGGGCTGCCGTGATGGGGCCCCATGTATGACAGCCGTCCCTGAAACGCGAGATTCGCCACGTTGTGTGGGGCCGCTGCCTAGTGCGCCACTACCGCTGCGTTGTAATGCAAGCGCACGTGGCTTTGGGCGGCCTTGCGGGGCCGTGGaggacgccgcagcagagggCTTCGACGACACGTCCATGGCGCCCTCTCTGCGCTGCGGGGTGGGGCACCTTGTTTCAGCGAAACCGGGGGCGCGCAGCGGGTCCCCCGACAAGGGCCGCGCCCCCCTGCTGTGGCCTAGCATGGCCTCACCGCCACTGCTCCCTGATGCGCTCCCTCGGCTAGCTGGTGCCGTCTCCGCAAACAACCGCCGTACTGAAGCTGCTGCGATGGCTCTCTTCGGCGACGCGGATGGCGCGTGGTGTGGGGCTGGGTGGTCCACCCGCGACACAGGTGGTAGGCGGCACTGGCCATCCTGGCGCTGCTTGCTGCTACTgcgagcgcctgctgcgacgctgacggtcgaggaagacgagggaAGCACCGACGAGGAGGGTGGTGGTTGGTGTCGCGCAGGTCGCGTGGACCTCACCTGGTGATGCGGGTCtgtgcgcagcgacggcgggagaggggcaaGTCGACGCCCAGCCGCTACGTTGCGtctcggtggcggcggtgaaggGCCACTCGGCGGATCGTACGAAGAAGACGCGTAAGACATTGGCACGAACATCACCGCCGAGTACGAAgaagcggcgccactgcggcggagagaaagaagaagcAGCGGAGACCGAGTATATGGAAGAAGGGCTGTGACtcaggagcggcggcggccatggACTGGCGGAATGAGTACACGGCACCATACAAGACAACACACACCCGAAAAACAAGAGGAGGGAGACCGCCCTGCAAGACGAGGCTGGCGAGActcacgccgcagcaggatcgaggcggagaaagagacacCCGCCCACACAAGCGCCAGAGCAGTGGAGGCCTTCTCGTTCTCCGAAAAGAGGGCACTTCGACGAGCTGCTTAGTTCCACGCGCGTGAAGCACTCGgccgcacgtgcacgcgcaggcacagaggaagaggagggcgaggagagaaggagagcggaGACAAGAGAAAGGGTAAGAAGAAAAGCGGAGGCAGGGCAAGCTCGAACCGTGTagagtgcggcggcagcagccaagCAACAAGGAGCCGCGCTCTGTTTCTTTCGAGAGATCATAGCGTGCGAGGGTGGCAACAACGTCGCCAattcctctctttccctccgAGAGATGCACCACAGCGACTAACTCAGCAGCTCACAGAGGAAGACGCGAGGAAGACAGAATCTTCGCTCTCGCCGGCGTATGACCACCTCCACCCACGTACGTTGCCGTTTTGTTTTCGGCTTGTCTCCGTCGTCTGTCAAGTTGacaagggaggagggaggggcagagccGGCGACACGAGAACCCCCGTCCGCTCCTTTTTCCAGGAACACAACATGAGGATAACTGGGAGAAGCACAGGGGTGAACAAGacaggaggagaggggcgggggccgagagggagagagacgggagACAGGACTTAGCGTTTGAcggcagacagacacgcacagaaCTCCTGAACACGTACATGACGCAGCGGAAGCAGCCACAAGAAATGGCCGGGGCTAGAGACTGGTGCTGGGgctgtgtaggtgtgtgggaggaggaggaggaagggggggagggaggcgggacAGCACGTGCGAAACAGGTCACCAGACAACGAGATCAACATCACAAAGAGGAGAACGAGGGTTGCAGTCACTGAGCATGCAACGAATCGACAGAGTAGAGGTGCAGAGGGGTGGGCGGAGATGGGGGACGGACAGACGTGCATGACGCACACCAAAcaagagagcgcgcgagaaaaaggaggcgcagcagagaaggCAGTAAAGCACGCGAACGCCGAGCGGAAGAGTACCGCAAGCAGTCATGCAAGGAGAACAATACAGCCGAAGCGAAGGGGACAACATCATGTGGCGTAGAGTTGAAAGGGGGGGTGCAGAGCAccaaacacacagacacacagactcCATATACCGGCGTTCGGTCTAGTGCGGtggaggcagcggctgctgtgaGGGACGAAGAGCGCGGCAGAGGACCGAGGCGAAGCGACTCGGGAGTGCGCCTTTCTCAAACGGCAAgggatacacacacacagatgagAGAGTGACAGTCGTGAAAGGCGAAATATTCGCAGGCAGGCTCTGATACTGCTGTGCTTCATCGTccacacctctctctctccgcacAGCAATCCCTCGTACatgttgggggagggggaggggccagCCGCCCACCTTCATCTTGCGCAAGTGCATGCgctccgccccctccttcgTCCCTAGCTCCCTGCCCTTCGCTACCTCGCAAACAGCGAAGCAAAAGAAGGAGACCGTTCCAACGGCTACTTCGGTGCCGAGCTCGGAGCTTGCGTTGTCACCGTCTTCTTGTTGCCGTTGCCAGCAAAGAACGTGAAGTAGACCAATAATAGCATGAAACCCACGGCGCCCGCCAGCATAATGCGCCCCTTCATCGAGCTCCACCACATCTGGTTGCGCAGATCACGGCTGCTCCGCTGGAAGCCCTCTGCCTGAAACTGCAGATCATCGGTGGCCTGCACAATGTCGTCGATGCGCTGTCCACGCTGAATAACACGTTCGACGTTGTCCAGCGCCATGTTCTTTACTTCATCGACGGCTAGCTTCACCTTCGTCACCTTGTTCTCCGCCGagcccgcggcggcgccgctgctgtgcttcATCAGCAGGTCGCGCGCCGGACGCACAAAAACGTCCGCCAGCTTTGGATTCAGCGTCGACGGGGGCTCCACAAACATCTTCTTGAAGAGAGCCGCCAGCTCGTCCAGCGCGGCGTGCCCGTCTCGGCGGCTGACTGCCTTGGCACCGATAATGCCGTAGCCAAACGCGTCATCCGTCATGAGGTGGTAGGACAAGGTCACCTCCTGTTTCGGGTCTTTGTCGGCTGTCACGTTTAGGAATGCAGAGGTGCGGAAGTGCggggcgctgcagcggctgacgAGGTCCGCCCATGCGGTGCCTGGAATCGTGAAGCCGTCCGTGGGCACGTTAGGCGTCTTGCAGAGCATCACGCGATCCACCAGGCGCACCACTACGGCCCCGTAGAGCGCGTGAGACTCCTCGTTCACGTTGCTAGCCATGGTGGTGATGCACGTGGAACAGGCACACCGAAAAGGGCTAAACGAGGCGCAGGCCTgagttgggggagggggtgcggcGAGTTGtagagagacggagaagcgCCTGCCTGTTTATGTatgggaggagagaggggggagggtagAAGGAGAAAGCAGAAGGGCCGCGGAGTCGTTAGGGAGGcggggcgaggaagagctTCAGATCGGATCACTAGAGAAGAGGGCCGGTAGCTGAACGCAAAGAGCTTGACTTGATGAAGCTGAGAACACAGACATCATGGCACGTGGGCAAAACACACGTGAGCGCATGCGAgtgtgcgcgggtgtgtCACACGCATGCCCAAGAAGGTGGAAAGCGACGAAGAACCGAAAacgcagaggagagaaagaagaaagcgagaTGACGAGGATAGCAGAAGACAGCGCTGGCGTGGGAAGCCACGAGCACCGACATCCAAACTGAGGATGCCCATCATGCAAGCGCCCGTCAAGGCAAGAAGCCGCTACGGATGCGTGTGCTCGCGTCCAAAGAAACCCTGCGGATGCGGACCTCGCGGCGAAAACGCGGTGCTGATATGGGCGGCTTCTCTCGCCATATGTGCGGCCTTTGACCGTGCCGTCCTCCTTTTGGAGGGCAGGGGAGCCGAAAagacggcgcagcacagTCCTGTGGCCTTTTAGGTGGGTTagagggagacggagggCAAAGACCCTCACCACCAGCGATATTCACGGCCAACACCTTCATCACCAACCCCCTACCACACGCATcgtctctgtttctctcatcgtcgtcgtcattgTAGCGATGGATGTGGTGGACTTCACTGTCCACAGGCTTGCGCGTCGCCTGCACCGCTTCGCAAAGGCTCCCGCTTTCTTGTGTATCACTGCTTGGTTGGCGCAGCCTGGGAATTTGTAAGCCTCCcctgttgtcgtcgtcgtgggACGCGCGGCGagcgtgcacgcgcatgtCTGCGTCGATGCACTGCAAACCGTCTAATCCAGCACACGCGGACACAggctcgcacgcgcgcgcgcgtcttcACTCAAACACGAAGGGAGATCGACACAGCGGGCATGAATAGTGTCCCAGAGTGATCCAGCGGAGAATGCACGACTCGTGAAAGCGATGGCCGCAGTACACCTCTCGCACTGTTTTCGCGTCCTTCGCTGCCTCGGCCGTGTCGTCGTGTGCCAGTGGCCGGGTTGCATCGGAAGATGCTGCAGCGTCTGGGGGAGGCACAGAAGGCGGCGAGGAAGTTGTTTGGGATTGTAATGGCGGCGACTGggatgccgtcgccggctTTTCTCGGTCAGCGGTGGACAACTCGGAAAGCGGCGGGGCTGAGTTCGGCATGCTTTCGCCGCTTTCGGGTGCAGAGCGCACCACTGACGTCCGAAACAGTGGCTCCAGGCAGATGGCACACTCCTTCGCCTCTGGCGCAGGCGGGGATGGGCTCGCAGCAGTATCCGCGCCGTCAGTCTCACGACGGCTAGTGGAGGCGGTTGCAGTTACTGGAGAGGATAGGGGCGGCTGCACGACGTCAAAGGTAGAAATTACCTCCTCTGGCGAAAAGGGGGGACAACTTTCGGCGTGCCACtcgcgtgcagcggtgctggcaGGGGTGGTGTCACTGAGCAGGTCTATCAATCCTGGCAAATCAGAGAGATCCATCGCGGCGGTCATGACGGCGGACACCGTCGCTGGAACACCAGAGAAGACATCCGCCACGCCTGCATTGCCACCTACCGCAGTGCCGTCTGTGTCGCCGACGTTGATGACGACCGTAtgcacgtgcatgtgtgggGCTGTCGCGCCCGCAGTATtattgccgctgccggcagcggaggaCGGGAAGCCCGATGGAAACATTATGTGCACAACGTATATGAAGGCGTGGAAGACCGTAGTGGAGGTGAGGGGAATGCT
This genomic window contains:
- a CDS encoding putative vesicule-associated membrane protein produces the protein MASNVNEESHALYGAVVVRLVDRVMLCKTPNVPTDGFTIPGTAWADLVSRCSAPHFRTSAFLNVTADKDPKQEVTLSYHLMTDDAFGYGIIGAKAVSRRDGHAALDELAALFKKMFVEPPSTLNPKLADVFVRPARDLLMKHSSGAAAGSAENKVTKVKLAVDEVKNMALDNVERVIQRGQRIDDIVQATDDLQFQAEGFQRSSRDLRNQMWWSSMKGRIMLAGAVGFMLLLVYFTFFAGNGNKKTVTTQAPSSAPK